In Natronoarchaeum philippinense, a single window of DNA contains:
- a CDS encoding DUF7384 family protein — MSDTSDPARVVADADVLAADVLVGGPARAALDHVRSHSWIDLVASDPLLDDAEAVLADLADAELAADWRERIERERVPVEHPQGDHPALASAYHGDAAHVLSFDDRLGSVEAGARLKGRAAMSVRHPKAFDAVFDPAGLYDAVVGGEYPGPDRNPRE; from the coding sequence ATGAGTGACACGTCCGACCCGGCGCGGGTCGTCGCAGACGCCGACGTGCTCGCCGCGGACGTGCTGGTCGGCGGGCCCGCCCGCGCAGCGCTCGATCACGTTCGCTCGCACTCGTGGATCGACCTCGTCGCAAGCGATCCACTGCTCGACGACGCCGAAGCAGTGCTTGCCGACCTCGCCGACGCCGAGTTAGCCGCCGATTGGCGCGAGCGAATCGAGCGCGAGCGCGTTCCGGTCGAACATCCGCAAGGCGATCATCCGGCGCTGGCCAGCGCGTATCACGGTGACGCCGCGCACGTACTGTCGTTCGACGACCGCCTCGGGAGCGTCGAGGCCGGCGCCCGACTCAAGGGTCGGGCCGCGATGAGCGTCCGGCATCCGAAGGCGTTCGACGCCGTGTTCGATCCCGCGGGCCTCTACGACGCCGTCGTCGGGGGCGAGTATCCCGGCCCCGACCGCAATCCGAGAGAGTAA
- a CDS encoding winged helix-turn-helix domain-containing protein encodes MAGTDGEEIEDLPPSAKLVFKVLEYDGPLTQKQIVEESMLSARTVRYALERLEDIGIVDEDVYFADARQSLYELDEDAMAAAEGCAEQGTCAE; translated from the coding sequence ATGGCTGGCACTGACGGGGAGGAGATCGAAGACCTTCCGCCGAGCGCGAAACTAGTGTTCAAAGTACTGGAGTACGACGGTCCGCTGACCCAGAAACAGATCGTAGAAGAGTCGATGCTGTCAGCCCGGACCGTCCGCTATGCGCTGGAGCGGCTCGAAGACATCGGCATCGTCGACGAAGACGTCTACTTCGCCGACGCCCGCCAGAGCCTCTACGAACTCGACGAGGACGCCATGGCTGCCGCCGAGGGCTGTGCCGAGCAGGGCACCTGCGCGGAGTAA
- a CDS encoding EMC6-like membrane protein — protein sequence MSTESADQRESHLRSVTITTITALAGVGAALASAALAGDVSAAEAAKNQQAQLVVLAAIVVQFPLYSILGYDDFGGVKDFLFVVFMTFSLWFLTWGIILMTGVTV from the coding sequence ATGTCGACCGAATCCGCCGACCAGAGGGAGTCACACCTCAGGTCGGTCACCATCACGACGATCACCGCGCTCGCGGGCGTGGGCGCCGCCCTCGCGTCGGCCGCTCTGGCCGGTGACGTGAGCGCGGCCGAGGCCGCCAAGAACCAGCAGGCCCAGCTGGTCGTGCTGGCGGCAATCGTCGTACAGTTCCCACTCTACAGCATCTTGGGCTACGACGACTTCGGCGGGGTCAAAGACTTCCTGTTCGTCGTGTTCATGACGTTTTCGCTGTGGTTTCTCACGTGGGGAATCATCCTGATGACCGGCGTCACCGTCTAA
- a CDS encoding ribosome biogenesis/translation initiation ATPase RLI produces MAKDSIAVVDLERCQPDRCNYECKNYCPPNRTGKECITLRGEEAEEGQPEQVRISEEICLGETCGICVEKCPFDAIEIINLPQELENDPSHRYGENAFSLYGLPVPEEGQVTGILGPNGIGKTTAVRVLAGELVPNLGQHEEPPDWDDVLDEFRGTELQDYIAAVRDGDVSVARKPQYVDEIPGQFDGNTRQLLDRTDERGELDYLVERMEIGPVMDQNIDNLSGGELQRVAIAACLARDADFYFLDEITPYLDIGQRMTVARLIRELAEEGDRSMLVVEHDLAILDLLADTLHVAYGSPGAYGVVTDPKSVRNGINEYLSGYLENENMRIRPNPIEFEEHAPRPVSTADTLVEYPDISKSYGEGEFSLDVEGGEIRRNEVLGIVGPNGIGKSTFAKLLAGSLEPDEGNLDFALDIAYKPQYIDIDQPMRVDAFLSSITDQFGSSYWNTEIAEPLQLERIMEQNLTDLSGGERQRVAIAATLSESADLYLLDEPSAHLDVEQRVQATSAIRRYAEQQNATVLVIDHDMYMMDLLADRLMVFDGEPAEHGHAGQPQEMRAGMNEFLSNLEITFRRDERVGRPRINKPDSQLDRQQKKDGEYYYSV; encoded by the coding sequence ATGGCAAAGGATAGTATCGCCGTCGTCGACCTAGAGCGGTGCCAGCCCGACCGGTGCAACTACGAGTGCAAGAACTACTGCCCGCCGAATCGCACCGGCAAGGAGTGCATCACGCTCCGGGGCGAGGAGGCCGAGGAGGGCCAGCCCGAACAGGTGCGCATCTCCGAGGAGATCTGTCTGGGCGAGACCTGTGGTATCTGCGTCGAGAAGTGCCCCTTCGACGCCATCGAGATCATCAACCTGCCACAGGAACTCGAAAACGATCCGTCGCACCGCTACGGCGAGAACGCGTTCTCGCTGTACGGACTCCCGGTCCCGGAGGAGGGTCAGGTGACTGGCATCCTCGGGCCGAACGGCATCGGGAAGACGACCGCCGTCCGCGTGCTGGCGGGCGAACTCGTCCCGAACCTCGGTCAGCACGAGGAGCCCCCGGACTGGGACGACGTGTTAGACGAGTTCCGCGGCACCGAACTCCAGGACTACATCGCCGCCGTGCGCGACGGCGACGTGAGCGTCGCGCGCAAGCCCCAGTACGTCGACGAGATCCCCGGCCAGTTCGACGGCAACACGCGTCAGTTGCTCGACCGAACCGACGAGCGCGGCGAACTCGACTACCTCGTCGAGCGCATGGAGATCGGGCCCGTCATGGACCAGAACATCGACAACCTCTCGGGCGGCGAACTCCAGCGGGTCGCCATCGCGGCGTGTCTCGCGCGGGACGCCGACTTCTACTTCCTCGACGAGATCACGCCGTACCTCGACATCGGCCAGCGGATGACCGTCGCGCGGCTGATCCGCGAACTCGCCGAGGAGGGCGACCGCTCGATGCTGGTCGTCGAGCACGACCTCGCCATCTTGGATCTGCTGGCGGACACGCTCCACGTCGCCTACGGGAGCCCCGGCGCCTACGGCGTCGTCACGGACCCCAAGTCGGTGCGCAACGGCATCAACGAGTACCTCTCGGGCTATCTCGAAAACGAGAACATGCGGATCCGACCGAACCCGATCGAGTTCGAGGAACACGCCCCCCGTCCCGTCAGCACCGCCGACACGCTCGTCGAGTACCCCGACATCTCGAAGAGCTACGGCGAGGGCGAGTTCTCGCTCGACGTGGAGGGCGGCGAGATCCGGCGCAACGAAGTGCTCGGCATCGTCGGCCCGAACGGCATCGGGAAGTCGACGTTCGCCAAGCTGCTCGCGGGGTCACTCGAACCCGACGAGGGGAACCTCGACTTCGCGCTCGACATCGCCTACAAGCCCCAGTACATCGACATCGACCAGCCGATGCGGGTCGACGCGTTCCTGTCGTCGATCACCGACCAGTTCGGCTCGTCGTACTGGAACACCGAGATTGCCGAGCCCCTGCAGCTAGAGCGGATCATGGAGCAGAACCTCACCGACCTCTCGGGCGGCGAACGCCAGCGCGTCGCCATCGCGGCGACGCTGTCTGAGTCGGCCGACCTGTACCTGCTCGACGAGCCATCCGCGCACCTCGACGTCGAACAGCGCGTGCAGGCCACCAGCGCGATCCGGCGCTACGCCGAGCAGCAAAACGCCACCGTGCTCGTGATCGACCACGACATGTACATGATGGATCTGCTGGCCGATCGCTTGATGGTGTTCGACGGCGAACCCGCCGAGCACGGTCACGCCGGCCAGCCCCAAGAGATGCGCGCCGGCATGAACGAGTTCCTCTCGAACCTCGAAATCACGTTCCGACGCGACGAGCGCGTCGGCCGCCCGCGCATCAACAAGCCCGACAGCCAACTGGACCGCCAGCAGAAGAAAGACGGCGAGTACTACTACTCGGTGTAG